A single window of Venturia canescens isolate UGA chromosome 3, ASM1945775v1, whole genome shotgun sequence DNA harbors:
- the LOC122408196 gene encoding ADP-ribosylation factor-like protein 13B isoform X2 → MGFHTVSLKHKSCFIKVYDIGGASQIRSIWPKYYNDVHGLIYVVDASDISRLTENKIVFGELIAHEHISGKPILLLANKQDISGALDELDIVENMEVERLANTMRCPTRVETCSCVLSGEKLMYDTLGIINGYKWLLDMILKNFATLDHRIKHSQNGLITRVQRKLSATSMTPSRASIRSNPFKPIQELLAQSRDPNSSNENLIEPKKKRTSLKKFLAPCKNKTAPLSLGERMSKSQHSLHNAGLDVLPTNNAQENQDSMNLVTLNPTNLISLELKDRPKPRPFTAPEISRRREPLVLYNIPGQVPH, encoded by the exons ATGGGGTTTCATACAGTATCGTTGAAACATAAATCTTGTTTCATTAAGGTCTACGATATTGGCGGTGCTTCACAAATTAGATCAATTTGGCCCAAATATTATAACGAT GTACATGGTCTCATTTATGTGGTGGATGCTAGCGACATATCACGTCtaacagaaaataaaattgtattcgGAGAATTAATCGCTCATGAACATATTAGTGGAAAGCCTATATTATT attaGCTAATAAGCAAGATATAAGCGGTGCCCTTGATGAACTGGATATTGTGGAAAATATGGAAGTGGAACGCTTGGCCAATACCATGCGTTGCCCAACCAGGGTTGAAACGTGCTCGTGTGTCTTGTCCggagaaaaattgatgtaTGATACTCTCGGCATCATAAATGGCTACAA ATGGCTGTTGGACATGATACTGAAGAACTTTGCGACATTGGATCATCGCATAAAACATTCGCAAAATGGTTTGATCACTCGTGTACAGAGAAAATTGTCTGCGACGTCGATGACGCCTTCGCGAGCATCGATACGCTCTAATCCTTTCAAACCGATACAAGAATTACTGGCACAA AGCCGTGATCCTAATTCGAGCAACGAAAACC TAATCGAGCCCAAAAAGAAGAGAACATCATTAAAAAAGTTTCTTGCACCTTGCAAAAACAAAACAGCTCCGCTGAGCCTTGGAGAGCGTATGAGTAAGTCACAACACTCGCTGCATAATGCAGGGCTCGATGTTTTACCGACGAACAACGCACAGGAAAATCAGGATTCGATGAATCTCGTCACGTTGAATCCCACGAACTTGATATCTCTTGAGTTGAAGGATAGACCGAAGCCACGGCCATTCACGGCTCCAGAAATATCTCGCAGACGAGAACCTTTGGTGTTGTATAATATACCTGGTCAAGTGCCTCATTAA
- the LOC122408198 gene encoding caspase-1-like, with protein MSVNEIDSSAGNGIDRSTDNPDAFGYGKNSVSPFGGSLQTAPTERYATHYRMNHAKRGLAVIFNHEFFTVTHLKARSGTNVDCENLVNTLKDLGFEVNDFHNATHKDVVKNLERIAEMDHSNHDCLIVAVLSHGELGLLYAHDTPYKADTIWSHFTADKCPSLAGKPKLFFIQACQGDKLDGGTTMKDRTETDGPGTTSFRIPTHADFLIAYSTIPGFYSWRNTTRGSWFMQALCLELRENGTRYDILTLLTFVSQRVAIDFESNTPDNAAMHQQKQIPCITSMLTRLVKFTPPPKNGDGHGAV; from the exons ATGAGCGTGAATGAGATTGACAGCTCCGCGGGCAATGGCATCGATCGGAGCACGGACAACCCTGATGCATTTGGATATGGAAA AAACAGTGTTAGTCCTTTTGGCGGATCGTTGCAAACAGCGCCAACGGAGCGTTATGCAACGCACTACAGAATGAATCATGCAAAGCGTGGCCTTGCTGTGATATTtaatcatgaatttttcactgtcACCCATTTGAAAGCACGAAGCGGCACAAATGTAGATTGCGAAAATCTAGTCAATACGCTCAAGGATCTCGGATTCGAAGTGAATGATTTTCATAATGCTACCCATAAAGATGTTGTCAAAAATTTAGAGCGAA TTGCTGAAATGGACCATTCCAACCACGATTGTTTAATCGTAGCTGTTTTGAGCCATGGAGAGCTCGGTCTATTGTACGCCCATGACACACCGTACAAAGCAGATACTATCTGGTCTCACTTCACAGCGGACAAGTGTCCGTCTTTGGCTGGCAaaccaaaattattttttattcaagcgTGTCAAGGTGATAAACTTGACGGTGGAACAACGATGAAGGATCGTACGGAAACGGATGGTCCAGGAACGACGTCCTTTCGTATTCCGACTCACGCAGATTTTCTCATCGCATATTCTACCATTCCTGGCTTTTATTCATGGCGCAATACAACACGCGGCTCATGGTTCATGCAAGCTCTGTGTCTTGAGCTGCGTGAAAATGGCACTCGTTATGACATATTGACTCTGCTGACTTTCGTATCGCAACGAGTAGCGATTGACTTTGAATCGAACACTCCTGATAATGCAGCGATGCACCAGCAAAAACAAATTCCTTGTATCACTTCGATGCTTACGCGTTTGGTTAAATTCACTCCACCTCCGAAAAACGGAGATGGTCACGGTGCTGTCTAG
- the LOC122408194 gene encoding BRISC and BRCA1-A complex member 2-like, giving the protein MLNQNQINLPDIDEAFEKFVRRVLETQTFGVTRKPIELRCVSSSSKKKADRFTFAIPYARHTLQWTVLFNSNCPEMGPDFEFHDELFLANPDCDTIETHIPSLANWEAIKPDSLLCVLNELTLCYKQHQIDLLSRNEQHLHLQYTTLIDNADVCSKDVEIILLPDAESPNEVRFVIQLAMDFSRLPGRSHNAVNDAAMLTITYQQQNWNKGIPLLHLSTTLEETFNKAGFSNLSIPPLSRDQSVVDYVTHMKKMISDKIDSIIDCYEKRMNFVSTLLFFQRRNVVEYDATDFTRITILLEEQDFYFLVHFILSPTFPAQQPNVMLQSIYHVNPKTDELVTHPVSRMLYSPRWESKRMIAEILKQVVQKDAICLRNAISIR; this is encoded by the exons atgttgaatcaAAACCAAATCAATCTACCTGACATTGACGAAGCGTTTGAGAAATTCGTCAGAAGGGTTTTGGAGACTCAAACTTTTG GAGTTACTCGGAAACCTATTGAACTGAGATGTGTATCGAGctccagtaaaaaaaaagcagatcGCTTTACTTTCGCAATTCCCTATGCGAGACACACGCTACAATGGACCGTTCTGTTCAATTCGAACTGTCCTGAAATGGGACctgattttgaatttcatgatgaaTTGTTTCTTGCTAATCCAGATTGTGATACTATCGAAACACATATTCCCAGTCTTGCTAATTGGGAAGCTATCAAACCTGACAGTCTCCTCTGCGTTTTGAATGAGCTTACTTTGTGCTATAAACAGCATCAA ATTGATTTATTGAGTAGAAATGAACAACACCTGCATTTGCAGTATACAACGCTGATCGACAATGCTGATGTATGTTCCAAAGATGTTGAAATAATTCTCCTACCAGATGCTGAGTCCCCGAATGAAGTTAGATTCGTGATTCAACTGGCTATGGATTTTTCGCGATTACCTGGACGGAGCCACAATGCAGTGAACGATGCAGCCATGTTGACCATTACTTATCAACAGCAAAATTGGAATAAGGGCATACCTCTACTTCATTTGAGCACAACCTTggaagaaactttcaataaaGCTGGTTTTTCGAACTTGAGCATACCGCCGTTGTCACGGGATCAATCTGTCGTGGATTACGTAACGCATATGAAGAAAATGATTTCAGACAAG ATTGATTCGATAATAGATTGTTACGAAAAGAGAATGAATTTCGTATCAACactgttattttttcaaagacgCAATGTTGTCGAGTACGATGCGACTGATTTCACTCGCATCACAATACTCCTTGAGGAGCAGGATTTctattttctcgttcacttCATATTATCTCCTACGTTTCCGGCCCAGCAACCAAATGTCATGCTTCAGTCGATTTACCATGTAAATCCTAAGACTGACGAGCTAGTCACCCACCCGGTATCAAGAATGCTTTACAGCCCACGATGGGAATCAAAACGAATGATTGCTGAAATATTGAAGCAGGTTGTACAAAAAGACGCGATTTGTTTAAGGAATGCAATATCCATTCGCTGA
- the wapl gene encoding protein wings apart-like codes for MTSRSCTKSYSRKVNTVTPGSIQFDKLFRENSNRPSAAKSAGTVGKWGITSFTSIRSTSINGRRDEIVKSFGAKRAKLDYANQNARVTTITDPFSFEPDRETKSEAAPAVIPKPKKFFKSRNAPSVATTADQPKLQDTSVYKQQVPDTSQYVRSRGQKQNAHSQQTVGKHQQSLSKGVSSHATAASRKSISDAPILENSSSEASNNRDDGKPPIVLRICKGTARLLCPDVQENLDSEPETYRITTPHSSPSKIELDRKSFSPEIALRQDTRTSNSSRATSHHQQPIVTTVSIPLDNSDMRRTTRSRAKNLQQLDLGLTSSLSSSSSSSSSSSSVSLVNPSASQQQPQTPTTSPAPPTTPNSHSSGLSLTLRKSVTDSNNTLISHYDIVKTDCTTSYSSKPTIEPLIGRDQPLPTTTQELIDILSSDADNMMIRGEISTLPVQRAATPQEAIDSGPDDDAVQHCCIDLPNAEPVLEPVREIPPIEPRQETEVEEPSEKEMQVEAPVIPAPMDVETAAAKTLVDQDWYSGSDDESEEAGGPVDNDQPTNDPNPVEEESQPLETLSMNLDAKKPATKKGSIFKSRSTGATNGNKRRALYKHKWCESDKESGTPESTGTGNATPNTASGSHSNAGSVAFEEEFEASQLTRVVTYPETDMDFTDQTEAITSIRCGKKVKGFYTVVKNVKKAHQIQESGEFQEFNDDVEYILDTLRENNPNATRCLSAIRLASKCMAPAFRMHVRAHGTVAKFFKALHDATKDQSLGLCTATVMFVLSQDRLAMDLDRDCLELMLSLLESDASHKDALDDCGLSRVELLKNKEKVRQLCADIQAQGHAKHLNLDNITVGQLAMETLLSLTSRRAGEWFKEELRELGGLEHIVKTIKDCHRHINASEVTRAGWSEPLLDKLRKVDRCLRVLENVTHMNEENQVYLLKYGDGIMVSTLASLYHLCGQEIPIYPTIDPADKTSTGAVVRECLFAIIKVLINLTHRFNRQSFGSKSVGAQTGVVDCSLNLLLRLPESLPDEKRFDLMMLALILLINLVEQCDDNKKLLIESKAPPYLENLFDTDDSGVEALIELFYKQEELARAEEQKTDAILDGKKDSEQTETVSTTTKSQEEFIEETVTKLLQKAGRHMEHTLIGAYVVLLLGYLVMDNKEYESAVRSMLPENNFGTMVTVLQKFFNFMNLTASNEASSCGIAATDKVIKFLKLSDARAEEEKNELPLPALEESSIMLDLSSS; via the exons atgacttctcGCAGCTGCACCAAGTCATACAGTCGAAAGGTGAACACTGTTACACCTGGTAGCATTCAGTTCGACAAACTCTTCAGGGAAAACAGCAACAGACCCTCTGCTGCTAAGTCAGCTGGTACCGTCGGAAAATGGGGTATCACATCATTTACATCCATCCGAAGTACCAGTATCAATG GAAGAAGAGACGAGATTGTGAAGTCTTTCGGAGCGAAAAGAGCAAAGTTGGACTACGCGAATCAGAACGCACGCGTAACAACGATAACGGATCCGTTTTCGTTTGAGCCAGACCGGGAGACGAAATCGGAGGCTGCACCGGCTGTGATTCCAAAaccgaagaaatttttcaaaagtcgAAACGCTCCTAGCGTTGCGACGACTGCGGACCAGCCCAAGCTTCAAGATACGTCAGTTTACAAGCAACAAGTACCTGATACCTCGCAGTACGTTCGTTCACGAGGTCAAAAGCAAAACGCTCATTCACAGCAGACGGTTGGTAAGCACCAGCAATCTCTATCAAAGGGAGTGTCTTCTCACGCGACAGCAGCGTCACGAAAGAGCATTAGTGATGCCCCGATACTCGAGAATAGCTCGAGCGAAGCTTCGAATAACCGGGACGACGGTAAACCGCCGATAGTATTGAGAATATGTAAGGGTACAGCGAGATTGCTATGTCCGGACGTTCAAGAAAATTTGGATTCCGAGCCCGAGACATACAGAATAACAACACCGCATTCGAGTCCGTCGAAAATCGAGCTCGATCGTAAAAGCTTCAGTCCTGAGATTGCTTTGAGACAGGACACCAGAACGAGCAACAGTTCGCGCGCCACCTCTCACCACCAGCAACCAATCGTAACGACTGTTTCTATACCACTGGACAATTCTGATATGAGAAGAACGACACGCAGTCGAGCTAAGAACCTCCAACAACTCGACTTAGGGCTCACCTCTTCGttgtcctcctcctcctcctcctcttcttcaTCCTCCTCCGTCTCTTTGGTTAATCCTTCAGCATCCCAGCAACAACCGCAAACACCAACGACCTCACCAGCACCCCCGACCACACCGAATTCTCACAGTTCTGGTCTCTCACTGACTCTACGAAAATCCGTTACCGATTCGAATAACACACTCATATCGCATTATGATATTGTAAAGACTGATTGTACCACGAGTTATTCGAGCAAGCCGACGATAGAGCCTCTCATAGGCCGGGATCAACCTCTACCAACAACTACTCAAGAGCTCATCGACATATTGTCCAGCGACGCTGACAATATGATGATCAGAGGAGAAATTTCGACGTTACCGGTTCAACGCGCGGCAACTCCTCAAGAAGCCATCGATAGCGGACCCGACGACGATGCCGTTCAACATTGCTGCATCGATTTACCAAATGCCGAACCAGTCCTCGAGCCAGTACGAGAGATTCCTCCGATCGAACCTCGACAAGAAACCGAGGTGGAGGAGCCCTCAGAAAAGGAAATGCAAGTCGAAGCTCCCGTGATCCCGGCACCCATGGACGTCGAAACCGCCGCTGCGAAAACACTCGTCGATCAGGATTGGTACTCCGGCAGCGACGACGAAAGCGAAGAAGCCGGAGGTCCCGTCGACAATGATCAACCCACCAATGATCCAAATCCCGTAGAGGAAGAATCACAACCTCTCGAAACATTGTCGATGAATCTCGACGCGAAAAAACCAGCGACCAAAAAAGGCAGCATTTTCAAAAGTCGCTCAACCGGTGCTACCAACGGCAACAAAAGACGAGCCTTGTATAAACACAAATGGTGCGAAAGCGACAAAGAATCTGGAACGCCGGAAAGTACCGGAACTGGCAATGCTACACCCAACACCGCCAGTGGATCTCACAGCAACGCTGGTTCCGTTGCTTTCGAAGAAGAATTCGAAGCCTCGCAACTCACCAGAGTCGTTACTTATCCCGAAACCGACATGGATTTCACCGACCAAACTGAAGCTATTACCAGTATAAGATGTGGCAAAAAAGTCAAAGGA ttctATACCGTCGTTAAAAATGTAAAGAAAGCCCATCAAATACAGGAGAGCGGTGAATTTCAAGAGTTTAACGACGACGTCGAATATATTCTCGATACGTTGCGGGAAAACAATCCAAACGCCACACGTTGCCTTTCGGCCATTAGGCTTGCTAGTAAATGTATGGCTCCAGCCTTCAGAATGCATGTTCGAGCTCACGGTACGGTggccaaatttttcaaagctcTTCACGACGCGACCAAAGATCAG AGCCTCGGATTATGCACAGCGACGGTAATGTTCGTGCTGAGCCAAGACCGTTTGGCGATGGACTTGGACCGTGATTGTTTGGAATTGATGCTGAGTCTTTTGGAGTCCGATGCGAGTCACAAAGACGCATTGGATGATTGTGGGCTAAGTCGCGTCgaacttttgaaaaacaaggaaaaagtACGACAATTGTGTGCGGATATACAAGCCCAAGGACACGCGAAACACCTGAATCTCGATAATATAACCGTCGGTCAATTGGCTATGGAGACATTGTTGAGTCTGACGTCAAGACGCGCTGGCGAATGGTTCAAGGAGGAATTGCGAGAACTGGGTGGACTCGAACACATTGTCAAAACAATTAAGGATTGTCATCGTCATATTAACGCGAGCGAAGTTACAAGAGCCGGCTGGTCAGAACCGTTGCTCGACAAACTTCGCAAAGTTGATAGGTGCTTGCGCGTACTCGAAAAT GTGACTCACATGAATGAGGAGAACCAAGTTTATTTGTTAAAATACGGAGACGGGATAATGGTCAGTACACTAGCAAGTCTCTATCATCTTTGTGGCCAAGAAATACCGATTTATCCAACGATTGATCCGGCTGACAAAACATCAACCGGAGCTGTCGTTCGAGAATGCCTTTTCGCTATTATTAAAGTTCTCATCAATTTAACGCATCGCTTTAATCGACAAT CTTTCGGGAGCAAATCAGTTGGTGCTCAAACGGGCGTCGTTGATTGCAGTCTTAATCTTTTGCTACGATTGCCCGAGTCGTTGCCGGACGAGAAACGGTTCGATCTGATGATGTTGGCTCTGATACTTCTTATTAATCTCGTCGAACAGTGCGACGACAACAAGAAACTTCTCATCGAATCAAAAGCACCGCCTTATCTCGAGAATTTGTTCGACA CTGATGATAGTGGCGTCGAGGCGCTAATAGAACTATTCTACAAACAAGAAGAACTCGCCCGTGCCGAGGAACAGAAAACCGATGCGATTCTTGATGGGAAAAAAGATTCGGAACAAACCGAAACAGTTTCCACAACCACTAAATCGCAAGAAGAGTTCATTGAAGAAACCGTTACcaaat TGTTACAGAAAGCTGGTCGTCATATGGAACACACATTGATCGGGGCTTACGTCGTACTTCTTCTCGGATATTTAGTGATGGATAAcaag GAATATGAATCTGCAGTCCGTAGTATGCTGCCTGAAAACAATTTCGGGACAATGGTGACCGttttacaaaaattcttcaactttatgaacctTACGGCATCG AATGAAGCGAGTAGCTGCGGTATTGCTGCAACGGACAAGGTGATCAAGTTCCTAAAGTTATCAGATGCCAGAgctgaagaagagaaaaacgagCTGCCGCTGCCGGCATTGGAAGAATCGAGTATAATGCTCGACCTCTCGTCGTCTTGA
- the LOC122408197 gene encoding germinal-center associated nuclear protein: MTEMLQGACFGMCSEKERWLREREGLLHILEIDDRTKHLRRPKADPAKTVKCYSRPSAGKSMTDISELRPAPVLLMTIRYLFKNVATRADINWALVYEFIFDRLRAIRQDAVIQRLNIPISIELYEPIVKFHIYAGERMCDRPLEEYVPKFNDQHLLECIKHLLVLYDERERIPEEKHNLQDHMACLSINDKRAQIEALYILLYLGDATALQRGLLLPKKYRESKEVKNAMEISLAWYLNNYVRVCKLIGKLEPIFACAALRNLPSIRRNALRIMSSGYNSQSLTFPGLRLQEILLYRDISKIENDCKLFGLTFTREKNVQFQKSKFNENELLANVEKQFKFEALHKLLPEILLE; encoded by the exons aTGACGGAAATGCTTCAAGGAGCGTGTTTTGGGATGTGTTCCGAAAAAGAACGTTGGCT CCGTGAACGAGAGGGCTTGTTGCACATTTTGGAGATAGACGATCGAACGAAGCATTTAAGAAGACCAAAAGCTGATCCAGCAAAAACTGTCAAATGTTACAGCCGACCCTCCGCTGGAAAATCTATGACAGATATCAGTGAACTTCGACCAGCACCTGTGCTCTTGATGACTATAAGATATTTGTTCAAAAA TGTTGCCACTCGTGCCGATATAAACTGGGCTCTGGTTTATGAATTCATTTTTGACAGACTAAGAGCCATTAGACAGGATGCAGTCATCCAGAGACTCAATATACCGATCAGTATAGAACTCTACGAACCTATAGTTAAATTCCATATTTATGCTGGAGAAAG AATGTGTGATCGACCTCTTGAGGAGTATGTGCCAAAGTTCAATGACCAACATTTACTAGAATGTATAAAACATTTGTTGGTTCTTTACGACGAACGAGAAAGAATTCCTGAAGAAAAGCATAACTTACAAGATCACATGGCTTGTTTGAGCATTAACGACAAGAGAGCACAGATCGAGGCTCTCTACATATTACTGTATCTTGGTGATGCTACAGCATTACAAAGAGGATTGTTGTTACCCAAGAAATACAG AGAATCGAAGGAAGTAAAAAATGCCATGGAGATATCGCTCGCTTGGTACCTAAATAATTATGTGCGTGTGTGCAAACTCATAGGAAAATTAGAACCCATTTTTGCATGCGCTGCTCTCAGGAATTTACCGAGCATTAgaag gaaTGCTCTACGTATCATGAGTTCAGGTTACAACAGTCAATCTCTTACTTTCCCGGGCTTAAGATTGCAAGAAATCTTATTGTATAGAGACATCAGTAAAATAGAGAATGACTGTAAATTGTTTGGGCTGACGTTTACTCGTGAAAAGAACgtgcaatttcaaaaatccaaattcaacgaaaatgaACTTTTG GCGAACGTGGAAAAAcaattcaaattcgaggctTTACATAAATTATTACCAGAAATACTGCTCGAATGA
- the MED4 gene encoding mediator of RNA polymerase II transcription subunit 4 isoform X1, whose protein sequence is MASNRSTREVLLSLVDDIELIAKEMIENTIAQKHLKLSSTEHAQLTDLLVAKDNELKSTLKKAAEQAKIDLKMEALKAEVEKQDQDIQQLQRQLKEAEQILATAIYQAKQKLQSIARANKRPVPSEELIKFAHRISASNAVCAPLTWQQGDPRRPYPTDIEMRLGYLGRLSDLPLNGQMLGSHPGITSDLHRAGHPPGGKCEKRFLISKNSHTVFPILFFLFLSEPPISQANQFAWHPSGEIHMSMGGQGSVAMNTHKQENEDVEVMSTDSSSSSSSDSQ, encoded by the exons ATGGCGAGTAACAGAAGTACGCGTGAAGTTTTATTATCACTCGTTGACGATATAGAGCTAATAGCAAA GGAAATGATAGAAAACACAATAGCTCAGAAACACCTGAAACTATCGAGCACCGAACATGCCCAATTGACAGATCTCTTAGTGGCCAAAGACAATGAATTGAAAAGTACTTTGAAAAAAGCTGCAGAACAAGCGAAAATAGACCTTAAGATGGAAGCTCTCAAAGCAGAAGTCGAGAAACAAGATCAAGACATACAACAGTTGCAAAGACAGTTAAAAGAAGCTGAGCAAATTTTAGCTACCGCTATTTATCAAGCCAAGCAAAAATTGCAATCTATCGCCAGAGCTAATAAACGTCCTGTACCTTCTGAAGAACTTATCAAATTTGCTCATCGAATTAGCGCTTCTAATGCTGTTTGTGCCCCTCTTACTTGGCAACAAGGGGATCCTAGACGACCTTATCCTACAG ATATTGAAATGAGATTAGGCTATTTAGGACGTTTGAGCGATCTTCCCTTAAACGGACAAATGCTTGGATCGCATCCAGGAATAACGTCCGATCTTCACAGAGCTGGACATCCGCCTGGCGGTAAGTGCGAAAAGAGATTCTTAATATCAAAGAATAGCCATACCGTTTTccccattttgttttttctgtttctttcaGAACCACCGATATCTCAGGCCAATCAATTTGCATGGCATCCATCTGGTGAAATTCATATGTCAATGGGTGGCCAAGGAAGTGTTGCAATGAACACACATAAACAAGAGAATGAAGACGTTGAAGTTATGTCGACAGACTCGTCAAGCAGTTCTTCAAGCGATTCTCAATAA
- the MED4 gene encoding mediator of RNA polymerase II transcription subunit 4 isoform X2: protein MASNRSTREVLLSLVDDIELIAKEMIENTIAQKHLKLSSTEHAQLTDLLVAKDNELKSTLKKAAEQAKIDLKMEALKAEVEKQDQDIQQLQRQLKEAEQILATAIYQAKQKLQSIARANKRPVPSEELIKFAHRISASNAVCAPLTWQQGDPRRPYPTDIEMRLGYLGRLSDLPLNGQMLGSHPGITSDLHRAGHPPGEPPISQANQFAWHPSGEIHMSMGGQGSVAMNTHKQENEDVEVMSTDSSSSSSSDSQ, encoded by the exons ATGGCGAGTAACAGAAGTACGCGTGAAGTTTTATTATCACTCGTTGACGATATAGAGCTAATAGCAAA GGAAATGATAGAAAACACAATAGCTCAGAAACACCTGAAACTATCGAGCACCGAACATGCCCAATTGACAGATCTCTTAGTGGCCAAAGACAATGAATTGAAAAGTACTTTGAAAAAAGCTGCAGAACAAGCGAAAATAGACCTTAAGATGGAAGCTCTCAAAGCAGAAGTCGAGAAACAAGATCAAGACATACAACAGTTGCAAAGACAGTTAAAAGAAGCTGAGCAAATTTTAGCTACCGCTATTTATCAAGCCAAGCAAAAATTGCAATCTATCGCCAGAGCTAATAAACGTCCTGTACCTTCTGAAGAACTTATCAAATTTGCTCATCGAATTAGCGCTTCTAATGCTGTTTGTGCCCCTCTTACTTGGCAACAAGGGGATCCTAGACGACCTTATCCTACAG ATATTGAAATGAGATTAGGCTATTTAGGACGTTTGAGCGATCTTCCCTTAAACGGACAAATGCTTGGATCGCATCCAGGAATAACGTCCGATCTTCACAGAGCTGGACATCCGCCTGGCG AACCACCGATATCTCAGGCCAATCAATTTGCATGGCATCCATCTGGTGAAATTCATATGTCAATGGGTGGCCAAGGAAGTGTTGCAATGAACACACATAAACAAGAGAATGAAGACGTTGAAGTTATGTCGACAGACTCGTCAAGCAGTTCTTCAAGCGATTCTCAATAA